The Nitrospinota bacterium genome has a window encoding:
- a CDS encoding tetratricopeptide repeat protein, producing MGNLPAANPPHEVVGTAPAEGLVAAVLAGHPKGKGYDLVIAEDQIDALQADICWSRVLLERELEPAIPFVLFADRFDEKLKMEGVLPESVVLLELPFTFEHLTKSMELKFAAAIAREEAGRAAAIEWLMRAGAASDISTAIDDLYMSSARRLEKYLRYAPWSPLPHLALGKVYAGCNRHERAIPHLKAAIALDFSRQEAHRLLALCYRRTGQAFDELAELKEMLKADSVSSDLLLRIGEAALREGDYESAAAYFKEAIENFIPPGKPRRKAKMHVGLGKAHYMEGEDTGVQAKFGMAKTEFHTAMDTDPTLIAAYNNLVLAYRKLGLFAEAKRTMEQALHITPTEAEDWAGIFEIYLANGDMGKARYALQRAVKIDPENQRILCMAGEAYIRQGMFREAITQFEDALETNPSDVRLYNYLGICHRRLMELDAAVNYYLTALKIDPDDQNIHFNLGKAHLQNNQREKAAACFKKALAIDPSFKEAKKAAEQAERKDAFGDQRNTVR from the coding sequence ATGGGCAATCTCCCCGCCGCAAATCCGCCGCACGAAGTGGTTGGCACCGCTCCGGCCGAGGGTCTTGTCGCCGCCGTTCTTGCCGGCCATCCCAAGGGGAAGGGCTACGATCTTGTTATCGCCGAAGACCAAATCGATGCCCTGCAAGCCGACATTTGCTGGTCGCGCGTGCTGCTGGAGCGGGAACTGGAACCGGCCATCCCATTCGTCCTGTTCGCCGACAGGTTCGACGAGAAGCTGAAAATGGAGGGCGTTCTTCCCGAAAGCGTCGTCCTGCTGGAACTCCCCTTCACGTTCGAGCACCTGACAAAATCGATGGAGCTTAAGTTTGCCGCGGCTATCGCGCGGGAAGAGGCGGGCCGCGCCGCCGCGATAGAGTGGCTTATGCGCGCCGGCGCGGCCAGCGATATTTCCACCGCGATTGACGACCTGTATATGAGTTCGGCGCGGCGGCTGGAGAAATATCTCAGGTATGCCCCGTGGTCCCCGCTGCCCCATCTTGCCCTGGGCAAGGTATATGCCGGATGCAACAGGCACGAACGCGCCATCCCGCACCTTAAGGCCGCCATTGCGCTGGATTTCAGCCGGCAGGAGGCGCACCGCCTGCTGGCGCTCTGTTACCGGCGCACCGGGCAGGCGTTCGACGAGTTGGCGGAGTTGAAGGAGATGCTGAAGGCCGACTCCGTCTCGTCCGATCTGCTGCTGCGCATAGGGGAAGCGGCGCTGCGCGAAGGGGATTATGAATCGGCCGCGGCGTATTTCAAGGAGGCCATCGAGAATTTCATTCCGCCGGGAAAGCCGCGCAGAAAAGCCAAGATGCACGTCGGCCTCGGCAAAGCGCATTATATGGAGGGGGAGGATACCGGCGTTCAGGCAAAGTTTGGAATGGCGAAGACCGAATTCCACACCGCGATGGACACCGACCCCACGCTTATAGCGGCGTACAACAATCTGGTCTTGGCGTACCGCAAGCTGGGGCTGTTCGCCGAGGCGAAGCGGACGATGGAACAGGCTTTGCACATCACGCCGACGGAGGCCGAAGACTGGGCCGGGATTTTCGAGATATACCTCGCCAACGGCGATATGGGAAAGGCGCGGTACGCCCTCCAGCGCGCGGTAAAGATCGATCCGGAAAACCAGCGCATCCTCTGCATGGCGGGCGAAGCATACATCAGGCAGGGGATGTTCCGGGAAGCGATAACCCAGTTTGAGGACGCCCTTGAGACAAACCCTTCGGATGTCCGCCTCTACAACTATCTGGGGATATGCCACCGGCGCCTTATGGAACTCGACGCGGCGGTCAATTACTATCTCACCGCCCTCAAGATAGACCCGGACGACCAGAACATCCATTTCAACCTCGGCAAGGCCCATCTCCAGAACAACCAAAGGGAAAAGGCCGCCGCCTGTTTCAAGAAGGCGCTTGCCATCGACCCCTCCTTCAAGGAGGCCAAAAAAGCCGCCGAGCAGGCCGAGCGCAAGGACGCCTTTGGCGACCAGCGGAACACGGTGAGGTAA
- a CDS encoding PAS domain S-box protein has protein sequence MTGIGNGIGGAFSAPPIDSSSLELERECIRHFHQNLIGVFAAVPVGSALLLYILKDEIGSTHLLAWFALILFWMGLRFWFYLAFRRHAREAFDTVFWGGMQSFLTIVAGLIWGAVPLVSYPPNSLSAQMFVVLMVGGMAAGGTFAYAAMPRTAQFFLVVALFPIIGVNLAMGTVEHLPVGIMLAIYYLVLAVITRNNTRTIQSAIALALENRALAEEMRKARDGAESAVQKLRVEIAERVKAEKELISIMEAQPDMLYVYNLNGALIKWNSTLQKFCGLAPERLMERPATEFVYEEDRSLVIEGIKEVFEKGSASIEVRIIRHDGALVWHLCNGAVWKNEAGEPIGFIGVAKDISERTKAEEALRESEQRLRQLSEAAFEGIVINIEGKIVDCNSAFARMFGYEPEDLIGTVPVDLSPPESRAVIMDHIRRGSEEVYDVIGRKKDGTLFPIELQGRSIPYRGVNARVTAVRDITERKEAEEKLKAAKDAAEEATLLKDKFVSLVSHDLKNPLTTMQGYLKILHREHGDMGKNEARSMITGALDASNEMLNVIDVLLDISRIKTGQLRPSAGLTDLHSIAVKAGLAYANYAAGKRVEIKNEVPPKAAVYADEHLLLQVFKNLLSNAIKFCREGGRVRIYLPEPGTVAVEDTGTGIPPSLLPNIFKYEIKTSICGTAGESGTGLGLPLSCDIMKAHGGDLRVESEVGKGSTFYIVLPPPPKGAIQA, from the coding sequence ATGACGGGTATCGGAAATGGCATTGGCGGAGCCTTTTCCGCGCCGCCGATTGATTCTTCGTCACTGGAACTGGAGCGGGAGTGCATTCGCCATTTCCATCAAAACCTGATCGGCGTTTTTGCCGCGGTGCCGGTGGGATCCGCGCTCCTTCTGTATATCCTGAAAGACGAAATAGGATCCACCCACCTCCTTGCCTGGTTCGCGCTGATTCTGTTCTGGATGGGGCTCCGCTTTTGGTTTTACCTGGCGTTCCGGCGCCATGCGCGGGAAGCATTTGATACGGTTTTTTGGGGCGGAATGCAGTCTTTCCTCACCATTGTCGCGGGGCTGATATGGGGCGCGGTGCCGCTGGTGTCCTACCCGCCGAATTCGCTTTCGGCACAAATGTTTGTCGTCTTAATGGTGGGGGGGATGGCGGCTGGCGGCACCTTTGCCTATGCCGCGATGCCCCGGACGGCCCAGTTCTTTTTAGTTGTCGCGCTTTTTCCCATTATCGGCGTAAACCTTGCCATGGGAACCGTCGAGCATCTCCCCGTCGGCATCATGCTGGCGATCTATTACCTTGTGCTGGCTGTCATCACGCGGAACAACACCCGCACCATACAAAGCGCCATCGCGCTGGCATTGGAAAACAGGGCGCTGGCGGAGGAGATGAGGAAGGCGCGGGACGGGGCGGAGTCCGCCGTGCAAAAGCTGCGCGTCGAAATCGCCGAGCGGGTGAAGGCGGAAAAGGAACTGATCTCCATTATGGAAGCGCAGCCGGACATGCTCTATGTATACAACTTGAACGGCGCGCTCATCAAATGGAACTCGACCCTTCAAAAATTTTGCGGCCTTGCGCCGGAGCGGTTGATGGAACGGCCGGCGACCGAGTTTGTTTACGAAGAGGACAGGTCTTTGGTAATTGAAGGTATCAAGGAGGTGTTCGAAAAAGGATCCGCCTCCATCGAGGTGCGTATCATACGGCATGACGGCGCATTGGTTTGGCACCTGTGCAATGGCGCGGTGTGGAAAAACGAGGCCGGGGAGCCTATCGGTTTCATAGGGGTCGCCAAGGACATTTCGGAGCGCACAAAGGCGGAAGAAGCCTTGCGCGAGAGCGAACAGCGGCTCCGCCAGCTTTCCGAGGCGGCTTTTGAAGGGATCGTCATCAATATCGAAGGGAAGATTGTCGATTGCAACAGCGCCTTCGCCCGGATGTTCGGCTACGAACCGGAGGACCTCATCGGCACGGTACCGGTTGACCTCTCCCCGCCGGAATCGCGGGCCGTCATCATGGATCATATCAGGCGGGGGAGCGAGGAAGTTTACGATGTGATCGGGCGCAAAAAGGACGGCACGCTGTTTCCCATAGAGTTGCAGGGCCGCTCCATTCCGTACCGCGGCGTGAACGCGCGGGTTACCGCCGTCCGCGACATCACCGAACGCAAAGAGGCGGAGGAGAAACTGAAAGCGGCGAAAGATGCGGCGGAAGAAGCCACGCTGCTGAAAGACAAATTTGTTTCACTGGTGAGCCACGACCTGAAAAACCCGCTCACCACCATGCAGGGATACCTTAAGATACTGCACCGTGAACATGGCGATATGGGCAAAAATGAAGCCAGGTCGATGATTACCGGCGCCCTCGATGCCAGCAACGAGATGCTCAATGTTATCGATGTCCTGCTGGACATAAGCAGGATCAAAACGGGGCAACTGCGGCCCAGTGCCGGTTTGACCGATCTGCATTCCATCGCCGTCAAGGCGGGGTTGGCGTATGCGAATTATGCCGCCGGGAAGCGGGTTGAGATTAAAAATGAGGTTCCCCCTAAAGCCGCCGTTTACGCGGACGAGCATCTTTTGCTGCAAGTCTTCAAGAATCTCCTTTCAAATGCCATAAAATTCTGCCGCGAAGGGGGCAGGGTGCGGATTTACCTGCCGGAACCGGGAACGGTGGCCGTGGAGGATACCGGTACGGGCATCCCCCCATCCCTGCTGCCGAATATTTTCAAGTACGAGATAAAAACGTCAATCTGCGGCACGGCGGGGGAGAGCGGCACCGGCCTTGGCCTGCCGCTCAGCTGCGACATCATGAAAGCGCACGGGGGAGACTTGCGCGTGGAATCGGAAGTGGGGAAGGGGAGCACCTTCTATATCGTCTTGCCGCCCCCTCCCAAAGGCGCCATCCAGGCGTAA
- a CDS encoding paraslipin, whose protein sequence is MVQVFALIAILAVVAIAFGVSVVPQQSAYVVERLGKADRVLQAGPNFIIPFIDRIAYKHSLKEQAIDIPEQICITKDNVQVGVDGVIFIQVMDAKMASYGIGNYYFAITQLAQTSMRSEMGKIDLDKTFEERTTVNAAVVSAIDEAARQWGVKILRYEIKNINPPKSVLSAMEKQMQAEREKRATILQSEGEKQSAINVAEGQKQKVVLESEAVRQKQINEAVGQAEAIKAIALATAEGIKAVAGAIQAQGGIEAVQLRVAENLVEQFGKLAKAGNTMILPANFADIGSLVTAAMSVVKQQK, encoded by the coding sequence ATGGTACAGGTTTTCGCTCTTATTGCCATTCTGGCCGTTGTGGCCATTGCCTTTGGCGTAAGTGTGGTCCCGCAGCAAAGCGCGTATGTGGTGGAGCGTCTTGGCAAGGCGGACCGGGTTTTGCAAGCGGGGCCGAATTTCATTATCCCCTTTATAGACAGGATTGCTTATAAGCACTCCCTCAAGGAGCAGGCCATAGACATACCGGAGCAGATATGCATAACAAAGGACAACGTGCAGGTGGGCGTCGACGGCGTCATATTCATCCAGGTCATGGACGCGAAGATGGCATCGTACGGGATAGGGAATTATTATTTTGCGATAACCCAGCTTGCCCAGACCTCCATGCGCAGCGAGATGGGCAAGATAGACCTTGATAAGACCTTTGAGGAAAGGACGACCGTTAACGCGGCCGTTGTCTCGGCCATTGATGAGGCGGCCCGGCAATGGGGCGTCAAGATACTCAGATATGAGATTAAAAACATCAATCCGCCGAAGTCGGTTCTGAGCGCCATGGAAAAGCAGATGCAGGCGGAACGGGAAAAGCGCGCGACGATATTGCAGTCGGAAGGTGAAAAACAGTCCGCGATAAACGTGGCCGAAGGCCAGAAACAGAAAGTTGTCCTTGAATCGGAGGCGGTGCGCCAGAAACAGATAAACGAGGCTGTGGGGCAGGCGGAGGCCATAAAGGCCATAGCGCTGGCCACGGCGGAAGGAATAAAGGCCGTGGCGGGGGCAATACAGGCACAGGGGGGAATAGAGGCGGTTCAATTGCGTGTGGCCGAAAATCTGGTGGAACAATTCGGCAAGCTGGCCAAGGCCGGCAACACCATGATTCTTCCCGCGAACTTTGCCGATATCGGCTCGCTGGTTACGGCGGCGATGAGCGTGGTTAAGCAGCAGAAGTGA
- a CDS encoding NfeD family protein, translating to MHISSAWFWAALGIILIIIEVMTFTFILVFLGIGAIVTAITTGLGLTTDIGVQLAVFSATSVISAVLLRKTAKGLYFRDEYKSEQIGAKVTVINEIPARGEGSVLYRGSRWIAFSDAEAAIPAGGTVEIMAVDGIRLKVRPASR from the coding sequence ATGCATATCTCATCGGCGTGGTTTTGGGCGGCCCTCGGAATAATCCTCATTATTATCGAGGTGATGACTTTTACCTTTATCCTTGTTTTCCTGGGGATAGGCGCCATTGTTACGGCCATTACAACAGGATTGGGGCTCACCACGGATATTGGCGTTCAGTTGGCGGTGTTTTCCGCGACATCGGTTATTTCGGCGGTCTTGCTGCGAAAGACCGCCAAAGGACTTTATTTCCGCGATGAGTATAAGTCCGAACAGATTGGCGCAAAGGTAACCGTCATAAACGAAATACCGGCAAGAGGTGAAGGGAGCGTTTTATATCGCGGTTCCAGGTGGATAGCCTTCAGCGATGCGGAGGCGGCCATCCCCGCGGGCGGTACCGTGGAAATAATGGCGGTGGACGGAATACGGCTTAAGGTACGGCCCGCATCGCGGTAA
- the mobB gene encoding molybdopterin-guanine dinucleotide biosynthesis protein B → MEFLNGVPVIGFCGYSGSGKTTIIERIVPALARRGLAVAYLKHDAHGLQVDRVGKDTDRIFKAGARVIAAGSPGEGFLRTQGGEEFVCPPSFAECDIIIVEGYKNAPWDKFWVHPRIGREDPVTADRVLYDIGGHGSLRHDETGKIADQVGYWLIRALLLKPLYAGILIGGKSSRMGRPKALLPAGNATLAEHVYGVVKHHANRTYLLGSGPLPPALAEAERIADPPGFEGPLAGLVAAHRFAPGVDWLVFAVDLPNIDDGYVGQLVRRKPAFRFMGPRSEKGVEPLASCYSSQLLARIAREHGGEMSITRLFEKFGVKGDPRLFDAARLKNLNTPEGAA, encoded by the coding sequence ATGGAATTTCTGAACGGCGTGCCGGTCATCGGCTTTTGCGGCTACAGCGGCTCCGGCAAGACCACCATCATCGAGCGGATCGTTCCCGCGCTGGCGCGGCGCGGCCTCGCGGTAGCCTATCTGAAGCACGATGCGCACGGCCTTCAGGTGGACCGGGTGGGAAAGGACACCGACCGCATTTTCAAAGCGGGGGCGCGGGTGATCGCCGCCGGGTCGCCCGGCGAGGGTTTTTTGCGGACGCAGGGCGGCGAGGAGTTCGTCTGCCCCCCCTCGTTCGCCGAATGCGACATCATCATCGTTGAAGGATACAAAAACGCCCCGTGGGATAAATTTTGGGTTCATCCCCGCATCGGGAGGGAGGATCCCGTAACCGCGGACAGGGTTCTCTACGACATCGGCGGGCATGGATCGCTGCGGCACGATGAAACCGGCAAGATCGCCGACCAAGTGGGTTATTGGCTGATACGGGCGTTGCTGCTGAAGCCGCTCTATGCCGGCATTTTGATAGGGGGGAAAAGCAGCCGGATGGGCCGCCCCAAGGCGTTGCTCCCCGCCGGCAACGCCACGCTGGCGGAGCATGTGTACGGCGTGGTGAAACATCACGCCAACCGCACGTACCTTCTCGGCTCCGGCCCGCTGCCCCCCGCGTTGGCCGAAGCGGAGCGGATCGCCGACCCGCCGGGGTTTGAAGGGCCACTGGCGGGCCTCGTGGCGGCGCACCGGTTCGCGCCCGGCGTCGATTGGCTCGTCTTCGCCGTGGACTTGCCGAATATCGACGACGGCTATGTGGGCCAACTTGTCCGGCGCAAACCGGCGTTCCGGTTCATGGGGCCGCGTTCGGAAAAGGGGGTGGAGCCGCTGGCCTCCTGCTACTCGTCGCAACTGCTGGCCCGCATCGCGCGCGAACATGGCGGCGAGATGTCGATAACCCGCCTCTTCGAAAAATTCGGCGTCAAAGGCGATCCCCGCCTGTTCGACGCCGCCCGCCTCAAGAACCTGAACACGCCGGAGGGAGCGGCTTAA
- a CDS encoding molybdopterin molybdotransferase MoeA: MKNIAALTPFAKAQAAVLRAVKPLPAVRLPLEKAFGFVLRETIRADRPLPPFNRSAMDGYAVRYADLAKGLRRFRRAGTLEAGAAWRGPVRPGECLKIMTGAPVPAGLDAVEQVEKSKADGAYVELFTEAPERWQHIHRLGADCKKGARLIAAGLPLTPGRVAVAASVGAAAVAVTRAIRVAVIATGNELVGTAKKPAPYQIRDSNSRFLMARLAAIPWTTATFGGVIKDDPRALRRALASALNKNDVVIVTGGVSMGERDHIPDVLMECGVQNRLYKSAIRPGKPVWFGVKGKTAVFGLPGNPVSVAATFREFVLPALRKMAGFGEAVPPPLRLPLAAPAKKKHGLREFRVGCYADGGAAVVPVPGYQGSGDFVSAGRSDGLIVIPEETRELPAGTVVEFHPWNF; this comes from the coding sequence ATGAAGAATATCGCGGCGCTCACCCCGTTCGCCAAGGCGCAGGCCGCCGTTTTGCGCGCGGTGAAGCCGCTCCCCGCCGTCCGCCTTCCCCTCGAAAAAGCTTTCGGCTTCGTGCTGCGCGAAACTATCCGGGCCGACCGCCCGCTCCCTCCGTTCAACCGTTCCGCGATGGATGGCTACGCCGTCCGTTACGCCGATCTCGCCAAAGGGCTGCGCCGGTTCCGCCGCGCCGGCACGCTGGAAGCCGGCGCCGCGTGGCGCGGGCCGGTTCGGCCGGGGGAGTGCCTCAAGATCATGACCGGCGCGCCGGTTCCGGCGGGACTCGACGCGGTGGAGCAGGTGGAAAAAAGTAAAGCCGACGGCGCATACGTCGAGCTTTTCACCGAAGCGCCGGAGCGGTGGCAACACATCCATCGCTTGGGAGCCGATTGCAAAAAAGGGGCGCGCCTCATCGCGGCGGGCCTGCCATTGACCCCCGGCCGGGTGGCGGTGGCGGCTTCGGTTGGCGCGGCGGCGGTCGCCGTTACCCGCGCGATACGGGTGGCGGTGATAGCCACCGGTAACGAGTTGGTCGGCACAGCGAAGAAACCGGCCCCGTACCAGATACGCGATTCCAACAGCCGGTTCCTGATGGCGCGGCTGGCGGCGATACCGTGGACAACCGCCACTTTCGGCGGCGTGATAAAAGACGATCCGCGCGCGTTGCGCCGCGCGTTGGCGTCGGCGCTCAACAAAAACGACGTGGTGATCGTCACCGGCGGCGTTTCGATGGGGGAGCGCGACCACATCCCCGACGTGCTGATGGAATGCGGCGTGCAAAACCGCCTCTACAAATCGGCCATCAGGCCGGGCAAGCCTGTCTGGTTCGGCGTCAAAGGCAAGACCGCCGTCTTCGGCCTGCCGGGCAACCCGGTATCGGTGGCGGCCACGTTCCGCGAGTTTGTCCTCCCCGCGCTGCGGAAGATGGCCGGCTTCGGCGAAGCGGTTCCGCCCCCGCTCCGCTTGCCGCTGGCGGCCCCCGCGAAAAAGAAGCACGGGCTGCGCGAGTTCCGCGTCGGCTGTTACGCCGATGGCGGGGCGGCGGTCGTCCCCGTTCCGGGGTATCAGGGGTCGGGCGATTTTGTTTCGGCCGGCCGCAGCGACGGCCTGATCGTCATTCCCGAAGAGACGCGGGAACTTCCCGCCGGAACCGTGGTGGAGTTCCATCCATGGAATTTCTGA
- the topA gene encoding type I DNA topoisomerase yields the protein MAEKEKKEKSAAAKKTAKKKGHSLVIVESPAKAATIRKYLGSGFEVKASIGHIRDLPRSKLGIDVDNNFALQYVTIKGKAAVIKELKAAAKKADTVYLAPDPDREGEAIAQHIFDVVNAPEKIYRVMFNEITKKAVTAAIENPHKINESLVRAQQARRALDRLVGYKLSPLLWAKVRSGLSAGRVQSVAMRIIVDREKEIEAFIPKEYWSVKTVLGTAAGETFEAKLHQIDGKKFEITNGADAAAAVEGIRRETLKIASIELKDRRRNAAAPFITSTLQQAASQRHRFNAGRTMRIAQKLYEGMDVGHGETVGLITYMRTDSTRISDDAIAEARQYIKEQIGGDYLPEKPNIYASRKSAQEAHEAIRPTSVARTPESLKKILTAEEYRLYDLIWKRFVASQMNPAVIATLTVDTAAGKYTLRATGSQLKFAGFLKVYKDDEEEKNGEEDGNKIPRVEEGEAVKLAEIVPNQHFTQPPPRYSEASLIKELEEKGIGRPSTYAAIMETIRGRDYAVLEERRLKPTELGRMITELLLEHFPTILDLQFTAQMEDGLDKVEEGGKDWIELLREFYGPFSIALEKADIALPQRVMAEPTDVICEKCGAPMVIKSGRFGRFMACSAYPACRNAKPLKEDGVTVAEPEKTGDKCPTCGKDMTLRSGRFGKFIACEDYPTCKTTKPITLGIKCPKCGKGELVERRSKARRFFYGCSAYPDCDYVSWEKPVKEPCPKCQSPFLVFGGKKGGEQSLKCPVKECGYTKPLNAASEEAPEEAAE from the coding sequence ATGGCTGAAAAAGAAAAGAAGGAAAAAAGCGCCGCCGCCAAGAAGACGGCGAAAAAAAAGGGGCATAGCCTCGTCATCGTGGAATCTCCCGCGAAGGCCGCCACCATCCGCAAATATCTCGGCTCCGGCTTCGAGGTGAAGGCGAGCATCGGCCACATCCGCGATCTCCCCCGGAGCAAGCTGGGGATCGACGTGGATAACAACTTCGCCCTGCAATATGTCACCATCAAGGGAAAAGCCGCCGTCATCAAGGAACTGAAAGCGGCCGCCAAGAAGGCCGACACCGTCTATCTGGCCCCCGACCCCGACCGCGAAGGGGAGGCTATCGCCCAGCACATTTTCGACGTGGTGAACGCCCCGGAAAAAATCTACCGCGTGATGTTCAACGAAATCACCAAGAAGGCGGTCACGGCGGCCATCGAAAACCCGCACAAGATAAACGAATCGCTGGTGCGCGCGCAGCAGGCGCGCCGCGCGCTGGACCGGCTGGTGGGCTACAAATTAAGCCCGCTGCTCTGGGCCAAAGTGCGCAGCGGCCTTTCGGCCGGGCGTGTGCAGAGCGTGGCGATGCGGATCATCGTCGACCGCGAAAAGGAAATCGAAGCGTTCATCCCGAAGGAATACTGGTCCGTCAAAACCGTGCTGGGCACCGCGGCGGGCGAGACCTTCGAGGCGAAGCTGCACCAGATAGACGGCAAAAAATTCGAGATCACCAACGGGGCGGACGCCGCCGCCGCGGTGGAGGGAATACGGCGGGAGACGCTGAAGATCGCCTCCATCGAGCTGAAGGACCGCCGCCGCAACGCCGCCGCGCCGTTCATCACCAGCACCCTGCAGCAGGCCGCCTCGCAGCGCCACCGATTCAACGCCGGGCGCACCATGCGCATCGCCCAGAAGCTGTACGAAGGCATGGATGTGGGCCACGGCGAGACGGTCGGTCTCATCACCTATATGCGCACCGATTCCACCCGCATATCGGATGACGCCATCGCCGAGGCGCGCCAGTATATAAAGGAACAGATCGGCGGTGATTACCTGCCCGAAAAGCCGAACATCTACGCCAGCCGCAAATCCGCGCAGGAGGCGCACGAGGCCATCCGGCCCACGTCGGTTGCGCGCACGCCCGAATCGCTGAAAAAAATCCTGACGGCGGAGGAATACCGGCTGTACGACCTCATCTGGAAACGTTTTGTCGCCAGCCAGATGAACCCCGCCGTCATCGCCACCCTCACGGTGGATACCGCCGCCGGCAAATACACCCTGCGCGCCACCGGCTCGCAGCTCAAGTTCGCCGGCTTCCTCAAGGTCTACAAGGACGACGAGGAGGAGAAGAACGGCGAGGAGGATGGCAACAAAATCCCGCGCGTTGAAGAGGGCGAGGCGGTGAAACTGGCCGAGATCGTCCCGAACCAGCATTTCACCCAGCCGCCGCCGCGGTACTCCGAAGCGTCGCTCATCAAGGAGCTGGAGGAAAAAGGGATCGGCCGCCCCAGCACCTACGCCGCCATCATGGAGACCATCCGCGGCCGCGACTACGCGGTGCTGGAGGAACGCCGCCTCAAGCCGACCGAACTGGGGCGGATGATAACCGAACTGCTGCTGGAGCATTTCCCCACCATCCTGGATCTGCAATTCACCGCGCAGATGGAAGACGGGCTGGATAAAGTGGAGGAGGGGGGCAAGGACTGGATCGAGCTGCTGCGCGAGTTTTACGGCCCCTTCAGCATCGCGCTGGAAAAGGCCGATATCGCGCTGCCCCAGCGCGTAATGGCGGAGCCGACCGATGTCATTTGCGAAAAATGCGGCGCGCCGATGGTGATAAAAAGCGGCCGCTTCGGCCGGTTCATGGCGTGCAGCGCCTATCCCGCGTGCCGCAACGCCAAGCCGCTGAAGGAGGACGGCGTCACCGTCGCCGAACCCGAAAAGACCGGCGACAAGTGCCCAACCTGCGGCAAGGACATGACCTTGCGCTCCGGACGGTTCGGCAAGTTCATCGCCTGCGAGGACTATCCCACCTGCAAGACCACCAAGCCGATCACGCTGGGCATCAAGTGTCCCAAGTGCGGCAAGGGGGAACTGGTGGAGCGCCGCAGCAAGGCCCGCCGCTTTTTCTACGGCTGCTCGGCCTACCCGGATTGCGATTACGTCAGCTGGGAAAAGCCGGTGAAGGAGCCGTGTCCCAAATGCCAAAGCCCTTTCCTCGTCTTCGGCGGCAAGAAGGGGGGCGAACAGTCGCTCAAGTGTCCCGTCAAGGAATGCGGCTACACCAAGCCGCTTAACGCGGCCTCCGAAGAAGCTCCCGAAGAAGCCGCCGAATAG